The following are from one region of the Candidatus Kinetoplastibacterium crithidii genome:
- a CDS encoding uroporphyrinogen-III synthase gives MILSKSVILTRPDGLNDALEKKIKKTGINTYSIPLISIIPLEKFDKVFLPSNYDFVIFVSGNAVRLYLKEVFEKKYVSFWPPNSVVATVGPATAKVFKSSKYVLPNIDKIQILFPNEFGCLYDSESLFLLLKKNYSLLGKRVLIVRGVSGRNWLLDKLKESGCFVEICSIYLRKKELLLHSQLSTISKVYSESKEVIWIFTSNEIVSSFFLNLKYFQHNDFFSKSSFIVIHYKIKEFLERCFLEIGLKNFNIKICEPIEESIFFAITSD, from the coding sequence ATGATTTTATCTAAATCAGTTATATTGACAAGACCTGATGGTCTAAATGATGCTTTAGAAAAAAAAATAAAAAAAACAGGAATTAATACTTATTCTATTCCTTTGATATCAATTATTCCTTTAGAAAAATTTGATAAAGTTTTTTTGCCTAGCAATTATGATTTTGTGATTTTTGTAAGCGGTAATGCTGTTAGATTATATTTAAAAGAAGTTTTTGAAAAAAAATATGTATCATTCTGGCCTCCAAATTCAGTAGTTGCTACAGTTGGACCTGCCACAGCTAAAGTTTTTAAGTCTTCGAAATATGTTCTTCCTAATATAGATAAAATTCAGATTTTATTTCCAAATGAATTTGGTTGTCTCTATGATTCAGAATCCCTATTCTTGTTGTTAAAAAAGAATTATTCTTTGCTAGGAAAGAGAGTTCTTATAGTGCGAGGTGTTAGTGGAAGAAATTGGTTATTAGATAAATTAAAAGAGTCAGGATGTTTTGTAGAAATATGCTCCATTTATCTTAGAAAAAAAGAATTGCTATTACATAGTCAATTATCTACCATTAGTAAAGTATATAGTGAGTCTAAAGAGGTTATTTGGATTTTTACTAGTAATGAAATTGTTTCATCATTTTTTCTGAATTTAAAATATTTTCAGCATAATGATTTTTTTTCGAAATCTTCTTTTATAGTAATACATTATAAAATTAAAGAGTTTTTAGAAAGATGTTTTTTGGAAATAGGACTGAAAAACTTTAATATTAAAATTTGTGAACCTATAGAAGAATCAATTTTTTTTGCTATTACTAGTGATTAA
- the hemC gene encoding hydroxymethylbilane synthase: protein MSSSKKIVIATRASKLALWQAEYVRNNLLMFYPEYSIELLTIITKGDRFLDTPLSKVGGKGLFVKEIEKSLLDGVADLAVHSMKDVPADIQDDLEICSIMHREDPRDAFVSNICFSIDELMPGSVIGTSSLRRESQIKNVFPKLIVKSLRGNLDTRLDKLDSGYYDAIILASAGLKRIGYDTRIKQYIDTEVILPAVAQGALGLQIRSDRDDIRTLLSVLSCSDTTACVSAERSFLRMLGGSCQFPIAAYGSLIGNNLLLKALVASLDGGNIIKSEISGPINIAVDLGKNLAQEILSKGGDKILNSLSF, encoded by the coding sequence ATGTCTTCATCAAAAAAAATAGTTATTGCAACTCGTGCAAGCAAGCTTGCGCTTTGGCAGGCTGAGTATGTTCGTAATAATTTGTTAATGTTTTATCCAGAATATTCCATAGAGCTTTTAACAATTATTACGAAGGGAGATAGGTTTCTTGATACACCTCTTTCGAAAGTTGGTGGTAAAGGTTTGTTTGTTAAAGAAATTGAAAAATCTTTGTTAGATGGTGTAGCTGATTTAGCAGTACATTCCATGAAAGATGTGCCAGCAGATATACAAGATGATTTAGAAATATGTAGCATAATGCATAGAGAAGATCCAAGAGATGCTTTTGTTTCCAATATTTGTTTTTCTATCGATGAGTTGATGCCTGGATCAGTTATTGGAACATCAAGTTTACGTAGAGAATCTCAAATAAAAAATGTATTTCCTAAGTTGATAGTTAAATCTCTTAGAGGAAATTTAGACACAAGACTAGATAAGTTGGATAGTGGTTATTATGATGCTATCATTTTGGCTTCAGCTGGTTTAAAACGTATAGGCTATGATACCCGTATAAAACAATATATTGATACAGAGGTCATTTTACCTGCTGTTGCCCAAGGAGCCTTGGGTTTACAAATTAGAAGTGATAGGGATGATATACGCACCTTATTAAGTGTTCTATCTTGTAGTGATACTACAGCTTGTGTTTCGGCTGAAAGGTCTTTTCTTAGAATGCTTGGCGGTTCATGTCAATTTCCTATAGCAGCTTATGGGAGTTTGATTGGCAATAATTTGTTATTAAAGGCATTGGTTGCTTCATTGGATGGAGGTAATATTATTAAATCTGAAATTTCTGGTCCAATAAATATTGCTGTTGATTTAGGTAAAAATCTAGCTCAGGAAATTTTATCTAAAGGTGGGGATAAAATATTAAATTCTTTATCTTTCTAA
- the ppa gene encoding inorganic diphosphatase, producing the protein MSLNKVGSGEKSPQEFNVVVEISANSMPVKYEVDKDSGVVFVDRFVLTSMHYPCNYGYVPNTLSQDGDPTDVLVITPFPVQVGSVIKCRAIGILEMEDESGFDNKILALPVNKIYAPYSRIKSYEDIGIEDLNRIRHFFEHYKDLEQGKWVKVIGWKGIEAAQAELLRSLDAYNKLL; encoded by the coding sequence ATGAGTTTAAATAAAGTTGGTTCAGGTGAGAAAAGCCCACAAGAATTTAATGTTGTGGTAGAGATTTCTGCAAATTCTATGCCAGTTAAATATGAGGTTGATAAGGACTCTGGAGTTGTTTTTGTTGATCGTTTTGTTCTAACTTCTATGCATTATCCTTGTAATTATGGTTATGTTCCCAATACTCTATCTCAAGACGGAGATCCAACTGATGTCTTAGTTATAACTCCATTTCCTGTACAAGTAGGTTCTGTTATTAAATGTCGAGCTATAGGAATTCTGGAAATGGAAGATGAATCTGGTTTTGATAATAAAATTTTAGCTCTACCTGTAAATAAAATTTATGCTCCTTATAGTAGGATAAAATCTTATGAGGATATAGGAATAGAAGATTTAAACCGCATAAGACACTTTTTTGAGCATTACAAAGATTTAGAACAGGGCAAATGGGTTAAAGTAATAGGATGGAAAGGAATTGAAGCTGCGCAGGCAGAATTGCTGAGATCTTTGGATGCTTATAATAAGCTTCTTTAA
- the dusA gene encoding tRNA dihydrouridine(20/20a) synthase DusA → MLVDLYMKKQCRKFSVAPMLGITDRHCLFFYSLLSPNVNLYSEMIVTSALINNVENLHKYLYFNHIKNHTVLQLGGNIPIDLARCASFGEFFGYKEININCGCPSDRVLKGSFGASLMNKPLLVADCIKAIQDTVSIPVSVKHRLGLNDNVSYGFLRDFVGIIYDVGCRVFVVHARNAILGKLNPKNNRTIPALNYEYVYQLKKDFPDAVIILNGGILTLEIANSVLQKVDGIMIGRAVMNNPLIISSISSVLWPDYIPYKVDRIINIMIEYAEKEVSNGVPIGSIVRPMLNMFKGFKGAKIWRNMLSDQSKLKKNNPEIIMSAWKNISVFLNDNIV, encoded by the coding sequence ATTTTAGTAGATTTATATATGAAGAAGCAATGTAGGAAATTTAGTGTAGCCCCTATGTTAGGAATTACAGATAGGCATTGTCTTTTTTTCTATAGTTTATTATCGCCTAATGTTAATTTATATAGTGAGATGATAGTTACTTCTGCTTTAATAAATAATGTAGAAAATTTGCATAAATATTTATATTTTAATCATATAAAAAATCATACCGTTTTGCAGTTGGGTGGAAATATTCCAATAGATTTAGCTAGATGTGCAAGTTTTGGTGAGTTTTTTGGTTATAAAGAGATTAATATAAATTGTGGTTGTCCATCTGATAGAGTGTTAAAAGGTTCTTTTGGAGCTTCTCTGATGAATAAACCTTTATTGGTAGCTGATTGTATTAAAGCTATACAAGATACTGTTTCAATACCTGTATCTGTAAAACATAGGCTTGGTCTGAATGATAATGTTTCTTATGGTTTTCTAAGAGATTTTGTAGGTATTATATATGATGTTGGATGTAGAGTTTTTGTAGTACATGCAAGAAATGCTATTTTAGGAAAACTAAATCCTAAAAATAATCGTACTATTCCAGCATTAAATTATGAATATGTTTATCAATTGAAAAAAGATTTTCCTGATGCCGTGATTATTTTAAATGGTGGTATTTTAACTTTAGAAATTGCTAATAGTGTTTTGCAAAAAGTAGACGGGATCATGATTGGACGTGCAGTTATGAATAATCCTTTGATTATTTCAAGTATATCTAGTGTTTTATGGCCTGATTATATTCCATATAAGGTAGATAGAATTATTAATATAATGATTGAATATGCAGAAAAAGAAGTATCTAATGGAGTACCTATTGGATCAATAGTGCGGCCAATGTTAAATATGTTCAAAGGCTTTAAAGGTGCTAAAATATGGAGAAATATGCTATCTGATCAAAGTAAATTAAAAAAAAATAATCCTGAAATAATAATGTCAGCATGGAAAAATATTTCTGTTTTTCTTAATGATAATATTGTTTGA
- the asd gene encoding aspartate-semialdehyde dehydrogenase: MIKSVGIVGWRGMVGSVLMKRMREENDFSLINPVFFSSSNVGGDAPDWADGADKLRNSYDINELKKLPIILTAQGGDYTTEIHTKLRQIGWDGIWIDAASSLRMEDNSVIVLDPVNRSVIDNALRKGIRDFIGGNCTVSCMLMGLAGLFKHNLVDWISSMTYQAASGGGAQHMRELLNQFGIINNSVSELLQDTASAILEIDREVLNIQKSFDFPSPHFGVPLGGSLIPWIDKDLGNGMSREEWKAEVETNKILGNEKNSKDSIHVDGICVRIGAMRCHSQALTIKLKKDIPINEIEEIIDSGSSWSKVIPNNKEDSVNKLTPIAVAGTLDIPVGRLRKLSMGPNYLSAFTVGDQLLWGAAEPLRRMLRIALGQA; this comes from the coding sequence ATGATTAAATCAGTAGGTATAGTTGGTTGGAGAGGAATGGTTGGTTCCGTTCTAATGAAAAGAATGCGTGAAGAAAATGATTTTTCTTTGATTAATCCTGTATTTTTTTCTAGTAGCAATGTTGGTGGAGATGCTCCTGATTGGGCTGATGGAGCTGACAAGTTAAGAAATTCTTATGATATCAATGAATTAAAAAAATTACCTATTATTCTGACTGCTCAAGGTGGTGATTATACTACAGAAATTCATACAAAACTTAGACAAATTGGATGGGATGGAATATGGATAGATGCTGCTAGTTCTTTGCGAATGGAAGATAATTCCGTTATAGTTCTTGATCCAGTTAATCGTTCAGTTATTGATAATGCCTTAAGGAAAGGTATTCGTGATTTTATAGGTGGTAATTGTACTGTTAGTTGTATGTTAATGGGGTTAGCTGGATTGTTTAAGCATAATCTTGTAGATTGGATTTCATCTATGACGTATCAGGCTGCCTCTGGTGGTGGAGCTCAGCATATGAGAGAACTGCTTAACCAATTTGGAATAATTAATAATTCCGTAAGTGAGCTTTTACAAGATACAGCATCCGCTATTTTAGAAATTGATAGAGAAGTTTTGAATATTCAAAAATCTTTTGATTTTCCGAGTCCTCATTTTGGAGTCCCTCTAGGAGGTAGTTTAATACCATGGATTGATAAAGATCTTGGTAATGGCATGTCTCGCGAAGAGTGGAAAGCAGAAGTTGAAACTAATAAAATTCTAGGTAATGAAAAAAATAGCAAAGACTCAATACATGTAGATGGTATATGTGTGAGGATAGGTGCTATGAGATGTCATAGTCAAGCTCTTACTATTAAACTAAAAAAAGATATTCCTATCAATGAAATAGAAGAGATTATTGATAGTGGCTCTTCTTGGTCTAAGGTAATACCTAATAATAAAGAGGATAGTGTTAATAAATTAACTCCTATTGCGGTTGCTGGAACACTAGATATACCGGTTGGACGTCTACGTAAATTATCTATGGGTCCTAATTATCTTAGTGCTTTTACCGTTGGGGATCAATTGTTATGGGGTGCAGCTGAACCTTTGCGTCGTATGCTAAGAATAGCTTTGGGTCAAGCCTAG
- the aroC gene encoding chorismate synthase — MSGNSVGKLFCVTNFGESHGPAIGCVVDGCPPGMKLDRLDIQSELDRRKPGTSRHVTQRQEKDEVEILSGVYNGETTGTPISLLIRNTDARSKDYSNIAEAFRPGHADYSYWHKYGIRDPRGGGRSSARLTAPTVAAGAIAKKWLFEKYSVSISAYMSQLGKIFIPFISYDNIDKNPFFSPNMEIVPELENYMDLLRKNGDSIGARVEVVANNVPVGLGEPIYDRLDADIAHIMMGLNAVKAVSIGSGFESISQLGSEHGDEITPEGFKSNNSGGILGGISTGQPITVSLAIKPTSSIRVERNSVNKNNESVVVQTFGRHDPCVGIRAIPIVESMMAIILMDHALRYRGQCGIK, encoded by the coding sequence ATGTCTGGTAATTCTGTAGGTAAATTATTTTGTGTTACTAATTTTGGAGAATCACATGGTCCTGCTATTGGTTGCGTGGTAGATGGATGTCCTCCAGGAATGAAATTAGATCGTCTTGATATCCAGTCTGAACTCGATAGAAGAAAACCAGGTACTTCTCGTCATGTTACACAGAGACAAGAAAAAGATGAAGTTGAAATATTATCAGGAGTCTATAATGGAGAAACTACTGGAACTCCAATATCTTTATTAATTCGTAATACTGACGCTCGTAGTAAAGATTATTCAAATATAGCTGAAGCATTTCGTCCTGGACATGCCGATTATTCTTATTGGCATAAATATGGAATCAGAGATCCTAGAGGTGGTGGTAGATCATCAGCTCGTCTAACTGCACCTACAGTGGCTGCAGGTGCGATAGCCAAGAAGTGGCTTTTTGAAAAATATAGTGTATCTATATCTGCTTATATGAGTCAGTTAGGTAAAATTTTTATTCCATTCATTTCTTATGACAATATTGATAAGAATCCTTTTTTTTCTCCAAATATGGAAATAGTTCCAGAACTAGAGAATTATATGGATTTATTGCGTAAAAATGGAGATTCTATAGGTGCTCGTGTTGAAGTTGTTGCTAATAATGTACCTGTTGGCTTAGGAGAACCTATTTATGATAGGTTAGATGCTGATATTGCGCATATAATGATGGGGTTGAATGCAGTTAAAGCAGTATCTATTGGTTCTGGTTTCGAGTCTATAAGTCAATTGGGTTCAGAACATGGTGACGAAATTACACCAGAAGGTTTTAAATCTAATAATTCTGGTGGGATATTAGGAGGTATATCAACAGGACAGCCTATTACTGTATCATTGGCAATTAAACCAACTTCCAGTATCAGAGTTGAAAGAAATTCTGTTAATAAAAATAATGAATCTGTTGTTGTTCAAACCTTTGGTCGTCATGATCCTTGTGTTGGTATAAGAGCTATTCCAATTGTTGAGTCTATGATGGCAATAATTCTTATGGATCATGCCCTTAGATACCGAGGTCAGTGTGGTATTAAATAA
- the leuB gene encoding 3-isopropylmalate dehydrogenase — protein MTNVVAVLAGDGIGPEIVEQAVRVLKFLDNNIIIKNALVGGAAFDQFEHPLPTETLNLAIDSDAVLFGAVGDWKYDSLPRELRPEQSILGLRKSLGLFANLRPAFLYSDLANASTLKPEVVSGLDLLIVRELTGDVYFGQPRGTRISKDGHFIGEKEGFDTMRYSESEIRRIAHIAFQSAQKRNKKLCSVDKANVLETSQFWRDIVIDVSKDYKDVDLTHMYIDNAAMQLVKNPCQFDVIVTGNLFGDILSDEAAMLTGSIGMLPSASLNSKNQGLYEPSHGSAPDIAGKNIANPIATILSAAMLLRYSLNMPIQADLINTAVENVLSQGFRTSDIFEQGMIKVSTSEMGDEILKELNRKI, from the coding sequence ATGACTAATGTTGTTGCGGTTTTAGCTGGTGATGGTATAGGTCCAGAGATTGTAGAGCAGGCTGTTCGTGTTTTAAAATTTTTAGATAATAATATTATTATCAAAAATGCCTTGGTAGGAGGAGCAGCTTTTGATCAATTTGAACATCCTTTGCCTACTGAAACACTTAATTTAGCAATTGATTCTGATGCTGTTTTATTTGGAGCTGTTGGTGATTGGAAGTATGATAGTTTACCTCGCGAATTACGTCCAGAACAATCGATTTTAGGTCTTCGCAAATCGCTTGGTTTGTTTGCTAATCTTCGTCCTGCTTTTTTATATTCTGACTTAGCAAATGCATCTACTTTAAAGCCTGAAGTTGTTTCTGGCCTAGATTTATTAATAGTTCGAGAATTAACAGGTGATGTATATTTTGGCCAGCCCCGTGGAACTAGAATATCTAAAGATGGTCATTTTATAGGAGAGAAGGAAGGTTTTGATACTATGCGTTATTCTGAATCAGAAATTCGTAGAATAGCTCATATTGCATTTCAGTCTGCACAAAAACGCAATAAAAAACTTTGTAGTGTTGACAAAGCAAATGTTCTGGAAACTTCTCAGTTTTGGCGAGATATTGTTATAGATGTATCTAAAGATTATAAAGATGTTGATTTGACACACATGTATATAGATAATGCAGCTATGCAATTGGTTAAAAACCCATGTCAGTTTGATGTTATTGTTACTGGAAATTTATTTGGTGATATACTGTCTGATGAAGCAGCTATGCTTACAGGATCAATAGGGATGCTTCCTTCTGCATCATTAAATTCTAAAAACCAAGGTTTATACGAACCAAGTCATGGATCTGCACCAGATATAGCTGGTAAAAATATAGCTAATCCTATAGCGACGATTTTATCTGCAGCTATGTTGCTTAGATATTCTTTGAATATGCCTATTCAAGCTGACTTGATTAATACTGCTGTTGAAAATGTTTTATCGCAAGGTTTTCGTACTTCTGATATATTTGAGCAAGGTATGATCAAAGTTAGTACTTCGGAGATGGGCGATGAAATTCTAAAGGAATTGAATAGAAAAATTTAG
- the sucD gene encoding succinate--CoA ligase subunit alpha, whose product MSILINKDTKVITQGITGKTGQFHTRMCREYGNGKSAFVAGVNPKRAGEDFEGIPIFASVKDAKKQTGATVSVIYVPPAGAASAILEAVDADLDLVICITEGIPVKDMLEVKSKMASCKSRTLLLGPNCPGLITPDEIKIGIMPGHIHRKGRIGVVSRSGTLTYEAVAQVTELGLGQSGAVGIGGDPINGLKHIDVLKLFNDDPNTDAVIMIGEIGGPDEVNAALWAKDNMKKPVVGFIAGVTAPAGKRMGHAGALISGGADTADAKLEIMESCGIRTTRDPSEMGKLLKSVL is encoded by the coding sequence ATGTCGATTTTGATAAACAAAGATACCAAGGTTATAACTCAAGGTATTACTGGTAAAACTGGCCAGTTCCATACTCGTATGTGTAGAGAGTATGGAAATGGTAAATCTGCTTTTGTGGCTGGAGTTAATCCAAAGAGAGCTGGTGAAGATTTTGAAGGTATTCCAATTTTTGCTTCTGTAAAAGATGCAAAGAAACAGACTGGGGCTACTGTTTCTGTAATTTATGTTCCTCCTGCTGGAGCTGCATCTGCTATTTTAGAAGCAGTTGACGCAGATTTGGATTTGGTAATTTGTATTACAGAAGGTATACCTGTAAAAGATATGTTGGAAGTTAAGAGCAAAATGGCTTCTTGTAAGAGTAGGACATTATTGCTTGGACCTAACTGTCCTGGTTTAATTACTCCTGATGAAATAAAAATAGGTATAATGCCTGGTCATATACATCGTAAGGGTCGTATTGGAGTTGTAAGTAGGTCAGGTACTTTGACTTATGAGGCTGTAGCTCAGGTTACGGAATTAGGATTAGGACAATCTGGTGCAGTTGGTATTGGTGGTGACCCTATTAATGGGTTGAAGCATATAGATGTTTTGAAGTTGTTTAATGATGATCCTAATACAGATGCAGTTATTATGATAGGTGAAATAGGAGGTCCAGATGAGGTAAATGCTGCTTTATGGGCTAAGGACAACATGAAAAAACCAGTTGTTGGGTTTATAGCTGGTGTTACAGCCCCAGCAGGTAAACGTATGGGTCATGCTGGCGCCTTGATTTCAGGTGGTGCTGATACTGCTGATGCCAAACTGGAAATCATGGAGAGTTGTGGAATACGTACTACTCGTGATCCTTCAGAAATGGGCAAGCTTTTAAAATCTGTCTTGTAA
- the leuD gene encoding 3-isopropylmalate dehydratase small subunit yields MQPFTIHKGLVVPLDRENVDTDLIIPKQFLKSIKRTGFGPNLFDELRYLDHGEPGMDNSKRPINPDFVLNQKRYAGASILLARKNFGCGSSREHAPWALTQYGFRSIIAPSFADIFFNNSFKNGLLPIVLSESDVSMLFEKVEKTPGYKITIDLYKQKITTDDELTISFNIESFRKHCLLNGFDDISLTLQYSSEIKEFENKHLLSNPWLEAI; encoded by the coding sequence ATGCAACCGTTTACTATTCATAAAGGTCTAGTAGTTCCATTAGACCGAGAAAATGTTGATACAGATCTAATAATACCAAAACAGTTTTTAAAATCGATAAAGAGAACTGGGTTTGGTCCTAATTTATTTGATGAATTAAGGTATTTGGATCATGGTGAACCTGGTATGGATAATAGCAAACGTCCTATAAATCCCGATTTTGTTTTAAACCAAAAGCGTTACGCTGGTGCTTCTATTTTGTTAGCTAGAAAAAATTTTGGTTGTGGTTCCAGTAGAGAACATGCTCCTTGGGCTTTAACACAATATGGTTTCAGGTCAATTATTGCTCCTTCTTTTGCTGATATATTTTTTAATAATAGTTTTAAAAATGGTTTACTTCCAATAGTATTATCTGAATCTGATGTTTCTATGTTGTTTGAAAAGGTAGAAAAAACACCTGGTTATAAAATTACTATAGATTTATATAAACAGAAAATTACTACAGATGATGAATTAACTATTAGTTTTAATATTGAATCTTTTAGGAAGCATTGCTTATTAAATGGATTTGATGATATTAGTTTAACCCTTCAATATTCTAGCGAAATTAAAGAATTCGAAAATAAACATTTGCTTAGTAATCCATGGTTGGAAGCTATTTGA
- a CDS encoding uroporphyrinogen-III C-methyltransferase, which produces MSLLSLFFVLLTMKLVHLSNMERDLVARLELMESKNISLNRKLITSVNNSFDALEQKYNSIHEFIAASSKKDLSLDSIEILVNMANQYLLTTGNCNRAIVLLEKARSYLDLIDENEQVHVLKTSINNDISKLRKVPSPDISSYLISLNKLYDLSELLNHSNNTNDSNTIDSNDSINSLNKDNISFPYLNNFISYVKNTSLSIYQTLSSCIRINRIKNNSFLKDDSIHIMLQQQILMAKFALVTHQYELLSFNIKVIKDIASNYYDPNSKFISDVIEVVSCFNDLVLFNDFLDISDTLNSMKYLRISHSQE; this is translated from the coding sequence CTGTCTTTATTATCTTTATTTTTTGTTTTATTAACTATGAAATTAGTTCATCTTTCTAATATGGAAAGAGATTTAGTTGCTAGATTAGAATTGATGGAATCAAAAAATATTAGCTTGAATAGAAAACTAATAACATCAGTTAATAACTCGTTTGATGCTTTAGAGCAAAAATATAATTCAATACATGAATTTATTGCAGCATCATCGAAAAAAGATTTATCATTAGATTCTATAGAAATTTTGGTGAACATGGCTAATCAATATTTGTTGACTACAGGTAATTGTAATAGAGCTATCGTTCTTTTGGAAAAAGCAAGATCATATCTAGATTTAATCGATGAAAATGAGCAAGTGCATGTTTTGAAAACCAGTATTAATAATGATATTAGTAAATTAAGAAAAGTACCGTCACCAGATATTAGTAGTTATTTAATTTCTTTAAATAAATTATATGATTTATCAGAATTATTGAATCATAGTAATAATACTAATGATAGTAATACTATTGATAGTAATGATAGTATTAATTCTTTAAATAAAGATAATATATCTTTCCCATATTTAAATAATTTTATTTCTTATGTAAAGAATACCTCATTAAGTATATATCAAACTCTTAGTAGTTGCATTAGAATTAATAGGATAAAGAATAACTCTTTTTTGAAAGATGATAGTATACATATTATGTTACAGCAACAAATATTAATGGCTAAGTTTGCTTTGGTGACTCATCAATATGAATTGTTATCTTTTAATATTAAAGTGATAAAGGATATTGCATCTAATTATTATGATCCAAACTCAAAGTTTATTTCTGATGTAATAGAGGTAGTTTCTTGTTTTAATGATCTTGTTTTGTTTAATGATTTTTTAGATATTTCTGATACATTGAATAGTATGAAATATTTACGTATTTCTCATTCTCAAGAATGA
- the leuC gene encoding 3-isopropylmalate dehydratase large subunit produces MAKTLYDKLWDAHVVRQESDGTCLIYIDRHLLHEVTSPQAFEGLSLANRKLWRIGANLAVADHNVPTVDRSKGIDDPISKLQVDTLDNNCKNYGVLEFRMNDLRQGIVHVVGPEQGATLPGMTVVCGDSHTSTHGAIGALSFGIGTSEVEHVLATQTLLMKKNKNMLITVEGQLPYGCTAKDIILHIIGVVGTAGGTGYAIEFAGEAIRSLSVEGRMTVCNMAIEAGARSGLVAVDNKTIEYFKGRPFSPKGELWSEACKYWNNLHSDDGAVFDKVIKINASDIHPQVTWGTSPEMVLPINARTPDPSKEPNQVKRNSIERALSYMGLGHNFPLTDIKLDKIFIGSCTNSRIEDLRDAAKVLKGKHIAPNIIQAIVVPGSGLVKKQAEEEGLDQIFIDAGYEWREPGCSMCLAMNADRLEPGERCASTSNRNFEGRQGQGGRTHLVSPAMAAAASVAGHFVDIRDFN; encoded by the coding sequence ATGGCAAAAACCCTATATGATAAACTTTGGGATGCCCATGTCGTACGTCAAGAATCCGATGGGACTTGTTTGATTTACATAGATCGTCATTTGCTTCATGAGGTAACTAGTCCTCAAGCATTTGAAGGATTATCTTTAGCTAATCGTAAACTGTGGCGTATTGGAGCAAACCTAGCTGTAGCAGATCATAATGTTCCTACAGTAGATCGATCAAAAGGTATAGATGATCCAATATCAAAATTGCAAGTCGATACTCTTGATAATAATTGTAAGAATTATGGTGTTTTAGAATTCCGTATGAATGATTTACGTCAAGGTATAGTTCACGTTGTTGGTCCTGAGCAAGGTGCTACTTTGCCAGGAATGACTGTTGTTTGTGGTGACTCTCATACTAGTACTCATGGTGCAATAGGAGCTTTATCTTTTGGAATAGGTACTTCAGAAGTTGAACATGTTCTTGCTACTCAAACATTGCTAATGAAGAAAAATAAGAATATGTTAATCACTGTGGAAGGTCAACTTCCTTACGGATGTACTGCTAAGGATATTATTTTACATATTATTGGTGTTGTAGGGACTGCTGGAGGTACTGGCTACGCTATAGAATTTGCTGGTGAGGCAATACGTTCTCTTTCAGTAGAAGGTAGAATGACGGTTTGTAATATGGCTATAGAGGCAGGTGCCAGATCAGGATTGGTAGCAGTGGATAATAAAACCATCGAATATTTCAAAGGTAGACCATTTTCTCCAAAAGGTGAACTCTGGTCTGAGGCATGTAAATATTGGAATAATCTTCACAGTGATGATGGAGCTGTATTTGATAAGGTTATAAAAATTAATGCTTCTGATATACATCCTCAAGTAACTTGGGGAACATCTCCAGAAATGGTATTGCCTATTAATGCTAGAACGCCTGATCCATCAAAAGAACCAAACCAAGTAAAACGTAATAGTATAGAAAGAGCTTTGTCTTATATGGGGTTGGGTCATAATTTTCCATTAACTGATATTAAATTAGATAAGATATTTATTGGTTCTTGTACTAATTCAAGAATTGAAGATTTGAGAGATGCAGCTAAAGTTTTAAAAGGCAAGCATATTGCTCCTAATATTATTCAAGCAATTGTTGTTCCTGGGTCTGGGTTAGTAAAAAAACAAGCTGAAGAAGAAGGACTTGATCAAATTTTTATTGATGCTGGGTATGAGTGGAGAGAACCCGGTTGTTCTATGTGTTTAGCTATGAATGCTGACAGACTTGAACCTGGAGAAAGATGTGCTTCTACCTCAAATCGTAATTTTGAAGGTCGTCAAGGACAAGGTGGTAGAACTCATTTAGTTAGCCCTGCTATGGCAGCAGCAGCTTCAGTTGCTGGCCATTTTGTAGATATTAGAGATTTTAACTGA